In the Populus trichocarpa isolate Nisqually-1 chromosome 1, P.trichocarpa_v4.1, whole genome shotgun sequence genome, one interval contains:
- the LOC7491441 gene encoding indole-3-acetic acid-amido synthetase GH3.17, with the protein MLPVFDPNDNEAGLKLLEDLTNNACQIQQQVLEEILATNLHTEYLKSFLNGDSGKENFKNKVPIVNYEDIKPCIERIANGEPSSIISTQPITELLTSSGTSGGQPKIMPSTAEELERKTFFYNLLVPVMNKYVDGLDQGKAMYLLFIKPEISTPSGLMARPVLTSYYKSNNFRNRAFNRYNVYTSPDETILCSDSKQSMYCQLLCGLVQRDEVLRVGAIFASAFLRAIKFLEEYLKELCSNIRTGSVSDWITDPNCRNAVLSILSKPNSELADLIEDECSGKSWEGIIKKLWPRTKYIEVIVTGSMAQYIPTLEFYSGGLPLVSTMYGSSECYLGINFKPLSNPYDVSYTLLPNMAYFEFLPVDNNHKEVVPDVQCNGVSVTDRNGKEKVEAVDLVDVKLGHYYELIVTTFTGLYRYRVGDILMVTGFYNNAPQFRFVHRRNVVLSIDTDKTNEEDLLKAVTQAKVLLEPLGFLLTEYTSFADTASIPGHYVLFWELKMRGTNDLPELDPVIMEQCCSIVEESLDSVYRRCRKKDKSIGPLEVRVVTHGTFDALMDFCVSQGSSVNQYKTPRCIKSEEALKILDSRVVGRFSSNKTPFWEPFRIET; encoded by the exons ATGTTGCCAGTCTTTGATCCAAATGATAATGAAGCTGGCTTAAAGCTCTTGGAGGACCTGACCAACAATGCATGCCAAATACAACAACAGGTATTGGAGGAAATCCTCGCCACCAATTTACATACAGAGTATCTTAAAAGCTTTCTCAATGGTGATTCTGGTAAGGAAAACTTCAAGAATAAAGTTCCCATTGTGAATTACGAGGATATCAAGCCTTGTATCGAGCGAATTGCCAACGGAGAGCCTTCATCTATCATTTCAACTCAACCAATTACTGAGCTCCTCACAAG CTCTGGTACTTCTGGAGGACAGCCAAAAATTATGCCTTCGACTGCTGAAGAACTGGAAAGGAAGACGTTCTTTTATAACCTCCTTGTGCCTGTAATGAACAA gtaTGTTGATGGCTTGGACCAGGGTAAAGCAATGTATCTTTTGTTTATCAAACCCGAAATTAGCACCCCTTCTGGCTTGATGGCAAGACCTGTCCTAACCAGCTACTATAAGAGCAACAACTTCAGAAACCGGGCTTTTAACCGTTATAATGTTTATACAAGCCCTGATGAGACCATCTTATGTTCTGATAGCAAACAGAGCATGTACTGTCAATTGCTATGTGGTTTAGTACAGCGGGATGAGGTTTTAAGAGTAGGTGCAATATTTGCATCAGCTTTCCTGCGTGCTATCAAGTTTTTGGAGGAATATTTGAAAGAATTATGTTCCAACATAAGAACAGGTAGTGTAAGTGATTGGATTACTGACCCTAATTGCAGAAATGCGGTATTGTCAATTCTGAGCAAACCCAATTCAGAATTGGCTGATTTAATCGAGGATGAATGTAGTGGGAAATCTTGGGAAGGAATAATCAAGAAGCTTTGGCCGAGAACAAAGTACATTGAAGTTATTGTTACAGGTTCTATGGCCCAATACATCCCAACCCTTGAATTCTATAGCGGTGGGCTTCCGTTAGTTTCAACAATGTATGGCTCTTCTGAATGTTATTTGGGAATCAACTTTAAACCACTGAGCAACCCTTATGATGTCTCTTACACCCTCCTTCCAAATATGGCCTACTTTGAATTCTTGCCTGTTGATAATAACCACAAAGAAGTGGTACCGGACGTCCAGTGCAACGGTGTTAGTGTTACAGATCGGAATGGCAAGGAAAAGGTTGAAGCTGTTGATCTTGTGGATGTCAAACTTGGTCACTACTATGAACTGATTGTCACCACTTTTACAG GATTGTATAGATATAGAGTTGGAGACATTCTCATGGTGACCGGCTTCTACAATAATGCTCCTCAATTTCGTTTTGTGCACCGGCGAAATGTGGTTTTAAGCATTGATACTGACAAGACCAATGAAGAAGACCTCTTAAAGGCAGTGACACAAGCGAAAGTCCTCCTTGAGCCACTCGGTTTCCTTCTAACTGAGTACACTAGCTTCGCTGACACTGCCTCAATCCCAGGTCATTATGTACTATTTTGGGAACTTAAAATGAGAGGAACTAATGATCTGCCAGAGCTTGATCCAGTTATAATGGAGCAATGCTGCTCCATTGTTGAAGAATCACTCGATTCTGTTTATAGGAGGTGTAGGAAGAAAGACAAATCAATTGGACCCTTGGAAGTAAGGGTGGTGACACATGGAACGTTTGATGCGCTCATGGATTTTTGTGTATCTCAAGGGTCTTCAGTTAATCAGTACAAGACACCCAGATGCATCAAATCCGAGGAGGCCTTAAAGATTTTAGATTCCAGGGTGGTGGGAAGATTTTCCAGCAACAAAACTCCTTTCTGGGAGCCATTCAGAATTGAAACCTAA